TATTAAACATTTTATTTTAACTCCTTTGATTGTAATTTGTTCAAACCGATTAAGGCTTGTTGTCTTGCTTTGTGTTTAAGTTCAGCTTCCTGAATTTGTTGTCGTGCTTCTACGCTTGCTTCTGCATATGCAGGATAATTCACAACACTAAACTCAAGCACCTTATCAATTTTAGTTATAGTACGTGTGCGTGTATTCACATCATATTGACTACCGTCAGATACTGTGAAACCAAAACTCATACCTGAGAGGTCGCCCCGTTTTACTGCCGTATAAACAGAGCGGGCTTCTTCCGTATCTGGTAAGGTCGCGCGGAAATGCATACCAATATCATCAGTCCATATATCCATCGTCTTAGGTGATTTCGCTAGTGGTATACGGTTCACATCATGTGACACTAAAAGTCGTGTATCGTTGAGCTTCAAGCCATCTAACGCATTACGTTTAATGATTTCGGTATATGATCCTGTAGGCGTAGTAATCTGCGTTGGTTTATTAAATACAATTGCTGTTCCCTCAAGTACCATTTCGTTACTTTGGGAATCTGTTTGTATTTCTGCACTTCTAATTTCCTTCATCTGCCTTAACCTCCTTATCTGCCATTTGATAATTCTTTGCTAATGTTTTTTCAATATAGTTCAAACTTTGTATGCGTTCATCTCCATCTTCAACATGAGGCAAGTTCATTAAGTCACGTGCTTCATTAATGGTCAATAAGCCGAGTGGCAACAATTCTTTGATAATCGTTGATTTCGATTGATTGCTTGCATACTGTAATTTTGATGATTCATATATAATGCGATTGCTAAAAGACTGTTCACGTTCAGTAAAAATCTTTTCGGTAAGCTCTGAGGATAACTGAATAGCGAAAGGTTCAATGACTGATTCAAAGAACGCTTGCCATGTGTTCTCATCATAACTACCTGTCACAATAGCTTCATTGATTCCTAAATACTCATATATCTTTTGTTTAATCACTTTTATTTGGGACGTATCCACCTGAACATCTGATATATTTAATTGCTGGTAATCCATCGACGTATCTAATGGAACAACTCCGCCATTATTTGCCATTGATAAATAATTGTTTGTAAATTCTTCTTTTGCTTCTTTTAACTTACTAGGACTCAATGCCTGATTGTATTTCAGAATACCTCTGATTTGAGCAGAATTCTTAATTGCCTCAGTCATACCATCATTTTGTGTGTGCGCAAGTTGTAACGTATTCATGATTGCATCGTTGTTATCACCGAGTAATTCATTAGAGTTAAAGTGACGACGCAACACGGCTATTTCTGATAAATGAAAATGGACAACTTCACCATCGTTGAACAAAAATTTTAGGTACATTTCACCTACACCATCAACCACATATTCAACACTACTTGGTGTTAACGGATATAAGTTTTTCAAGTTGCCTTTATTGTCCTTTTGTACAAGGATAAATGCGTTATTGAACAAGTAGTATTGTGTGGCCACTTTATATAAAAAGTCATAACCACTCATATACGGATTGGGTCTATTTTGTAAGATTCTGTTAATTTTATAGTTATTAAAATCTTTCGTATTGTTTACATGCTTGCCTGATAACTTCGCAATATGGCGTGCAATGGTATCTACTGCACTACGATATATGTCGTTTGAATATGCATCACCTGAAAATTGAGATAATGACTTAAAGCCACCTGTGAGCATTTCAAACTGTTGTGCAGTGGTACGCTCAATAGTTTCAAGTCCTAACATCTTATTTAACCACTTCGGCACATCTTCACCTTCTTTACAGAATATTTGTTCGTCAAATAAGTACATACGTTCGATTTATACATCTAAATTATACCACACTAGGGTATATAAAGCTAGTTGTGGTAAGGGTTTACGTATTTAACTTCTAATTCTTTAATACTTTTTTCACTTGCATTAAAATGCCAATTTAGACGAGTTTCATCTTTAACTTTGAATCCAGCTTTTAACATTGCGCCTTTAAACTGACCATTTGTGATGTAACTACCCTCAAAAGTGCCTGACAACGCATCGCTATATTTACGTTCAAATACGTGCTTTAATCCATATGAGGAACGTCTTACGTTAAACGATTTAATTTTATTGATTGAGTAACAAAATTCGAGTAATGCGTTTTTCTTTATCTCATTTAATTCTTCAAAGTGTTCTGGTTTATTAATATTAGTCATTTTAATTCTCCATTCTATTTATATTTGTGTGTAGGGAGTGTAGGAATAAAAGTTACTACATTTGCCAAAAGTTGCTACATAATCGTTCAAAACATTGCTACAAAAGGAGTTTTGAGTAATTAAACAATTTTATAAACCTACTACATAAGTTACTTCATTTATAAAAAGTTGCTACATAAGTTACTACCTTATATGAATTTCTACTACATTTATCAATATGTAGCTACATAAGTTACTACTAAAAAAGCGATAATAAAGGTGTTTAACGCGCTTTGTAGTAATTTTTCTGATATGTAGTAACTTTTCCATCTACTCCCCGTACACAGATTTAATTTTATTGATTGAGTAACAAAATTCGAGTAATGCGTTTTTCTTTATCTCATTTAATTCTTCAAAGTGTTCTGGTTTATTAATATTAGTCATTTTAATTCTCCATTCTATTTATATTTGTGTGTAGGGAGTGTAGGAATAAAAGTTACTACATTTGCCAAAAGTTGCTACATAATCGTTCAAAACATTGCTACAAAAGGAGTTTTGAGTAATTAAACAATTTTATAAACCTACTACATAAGTTACTTCATTTATAAAAAGTTGCTACATAAGTTACTACCTTATATGAATTTCTACTACATTTATCAATATGTAGCTACATAAGTTACTACTAAAAAAGCGATAATAAAGGTGTTTAACGCGCTTTGTAGTAATTTTTCTGATATGTAGTAACTTTTCCATCTACTCCCCGTACACAGATTTAATTTTTTTATACAGGTTGCTACCTTTTCTAGGTTTAATAACGTTTGTTTTGTCACTGTACTTGTCATCAGTATCATATGGCGCCACATCATAAAGAACTTTACTTTTTTTGTGATAAAAATCTATACCATAACCTTTATAAGGTGATCTAACACGTTCCACTGTGTACCCTAATCTGATTAATTCTTTAGTTAAATTATGAACCTTCATCACTTCATAACCATAACGCTTAGCCCATTGGCGATAAATTTCATACGCGACTTCTCTCGCCCTGCCATCTACGGGGTGAATAGGTCTTTCGCCTTCCATGTCCAAAAAGTGGCGCACAGGTTCATTTTCATATTTGTAGCTCTGAATTAAATCATTACTTTCATTAACTTTAGTAAAGTCACCTGTTTCTAGCAATTCGGGCAAATGTTCCAAACACTTATTTAATAATGCAGACATAACATCGGGATTATTTAACTTCTTATTGAGCCCTAACTCTTTAGGATAATGTCCATCGCCAAATGTGCGATTCATTGGGACAATAACCATTCTGCGATAAAATCCATCTGTTTTATCACTAGCCTGTGGTATATTATTGCCTGCAAAAAGAAGTTTGTTATGCGGGGTGAAATCAAAATCTTGTTTACCTTTAGGATTAACATTAATTCGATTCCCTGTGGCAATTGATTTATAGTTCCCTGTGTCCTTGATGTATGTGTTATCCATGTCATCATCAATATTAACCATTTTGCCCATTAGTCGTGCTGGTTTAAATTCGTGACTCAAATCTTTAAATTTAAGAGATGTCGTGTTCCTTTTACCGATGAAATCTTGAATTAATTGAAGTATCGTTGATTTACCGTTACTTCCATTTTTAGTTTTAACTCCTGCACTATAAAAGAAAATAGTTTTCCCAATAAAGTTTTCTTTATACAAACAATACGCTATAATTTGATATATAAGTTTTTCAATTTGGGCATCTTCATCTGATATGCTCTTAATAAAATCCTCAAGTTTTTTACTTCTTTTACTTCGGTCAAAAGTCACATCAATTTTCGACGTCGAAATATGGTTAGCCGAATGCTTATGAAGTTGATGTGTCTTTAGATCCAAAACGCCATTGTTAAGCACTAATTTATGTGGCTCTAATTCTTCATCTTTAAATTTAATCGACATCGCTTTAATTTTGTAAAACACTTCACGATTCTGATGCTCTTTAATATTTGGCATTTCCAAATAAGTCATTTGCCTAATTGTTTCCTCGTCTAAATGCTGGTAAAATTCACCGTTAAAAAAATGAATATTTTCATCTATCATAATCATATTGTATTTTCTAGCTAACATCTCACTGAACTTCGTGTGATTGAATTTGTCGTCATATTCAATTTCTTCATTGTATTTCTCTAGTAAATGGTCGTCGATGTTACTGATTTTATCCATTTTTTTCCTCCTTCTCTCGCAAATGAATTCTTAAAATTGAATTAAATATTTTAGCAACTTCTTTTTCCTGCAATGGAGGATTACAACTTTCGCCCCAAGCAAGAGCTAATCCGTACACTAAATGACCATCAACATATCTTCGCAATAAATGTCCAATCACTGATGCTAATGCTTGATTCCGTCCACCTTCTGCCACTCCGAATGCAATATCACGCCAATATTCTGAACCTCGTTTGTTATATGCAACCTTGATGTTCTGAGATTCGCCCTCAGTTGCATCGAGAGGATATTTCGCTAGACAACTGTCCAATTGTGCACGTGTAATGAATGGTGCGTCATTGATATGCCAGTGGAATGGTGCATATTTGCTACTAATTACGGGTAATGCCGATAATTGGATAGCTTTTAAGCATGATTCATCAATCACTTCTCCGATATACCTCGATAATGCCCTAGCATACTTTGTATATTCATCTGGTGTGACAATGTCATCAATCGGAATTAATAGCCGAAATCTAGGACGCAAATCTTTATCATGTTCATCTTGCTTGTCACGGTGTCTGTAGGTGCTGTATATGAAGTAAGCGAAGTGTCTCATCTTGTTTTTGACGTTATCGAGAAATCTGTTCATATCGTCGATGTCATCATAATCCAATGAAAATACTTGTCGATACATCACATTTTCTTTTAAACGACGGTGTGATATACCTTCAGCATCAGCAACATCACCGTATATCGCTAGTTTATTAGCGTATTTATCATGGCTGACAACTGGACGAGTTAAAAACTCGCACCAGTCAGACCACTTAATATTTTTTACATTTTCTGTTCCCTTAGATGTTAAACTTTGATATAATAGAATAAGAAGTTCATCATCGTGCTTTAAATTGAACATGGCATTTATTAGCTCCTTTCATTAAAATTACTATGCGTTATCAGTTCCGTCGCCAAACTTCGCTGATGACGCTTTTTCTATTTCTTTAAACTCGTTTATCTTCTTGTCTAACCTATCAGTGTACATGTACAACAAATCGAATAACTGTTCACAGTGAATGCGGTGTTCATTGTACGCATATCCATATATTTGTACTTCTTCCATACTTTTCAGATTATGCGTAGTAAATACATCATCAATAAACCAGCTATGCGTTGAAATTAAATCTTCTAATTTCTCTTTAATAATCTCAATTTCTTCCATAAGCCATCTAATTTCGATATTCATACCTAGTATTCCTCCACTTCGATATTTCCTACAATATATTCCAACGCCCACTCTAACATTCCGATTATGTGACCTTTACGATCTGTTGCGTGTTTATGTTCGCCTTTTTCATTAATAACGCTATAATGGTAAACTTTTTGTGTCTCGTGTCTCACATCATCTAATGTCGCAGTCACTTCTTCAATAATAGAAAATGCTTCATCTTCAAAATCTAGTTCAGCAAGAATATTAAACAATTCTTCATGCACTGACTTTAAAAATCGTTCATAAAAAGTAGTGTCATCATACTTATGTTCTGTCATTGAATGAAATCTGTCTTTAGCTGATAAGAAAACTTCTTTATCCTTCTCATCTAATACTTTTTCAATCAATTTAACTACTTTCGACAAATAATATCTTTGCTTAATTTTCATTTTAACTACCTACCTTTTTCTTATTTTTAATTTCTGTAATTCTTGATAAATCCATTTCTAACACTGCAATTTGAACATCATTATTCACTTCAGGAAAGTTCTGTTCAAATACTTGTGGGGATACATTTAAAAGTAGATTGTGATTTGTATCCTTAATGTTGTACCAGCCGACAATCGTCTTTGTAATAATGACTTGTTGTTTCATCGTGTGACCACCTTATTTAGTTTTTTCAAATCGTTATTGTGAATGTCCATTTGCGATGTGATATTATTCATAAATTCATCTACATCAGACTTCTTAAAACGATATGTCGTACCAACACGATAGTACTTCATGCCGTTGTTAATGAGTAACGCCTCAATAGTTGGTTTACTTAGATTCAGATACTCTGATAACTCTTTATAAGTCATAAAGTATTTATCATGTGCCAGCTCATCAATACGCTCATCAATGGCTTTTTGGAACATTTCACGTGCTTCATTTTCATCAATGTTAATGTTGAACATTTAACCCACCCCATATTTGTCATAAATACTTTTGCTTACTTTAATATCAAGATTAAATTGATTTTTCGTTTCAGTTAGCTTAACAACATCATCAAGAATAACTTGACGCACCTCTAACATATCTGGTGTCATTTCTTCTTTGCCAATCATCTTTTCATATCCAAAAGCAGTTGATACGGCTTTATTTGCAATAGTATTGGCTTTAATGTAGTTGATTTGTTTATCTGATTTATGTGCTCTTTGAATAATAGCCATGGCTTCTTTTTGCTTTTGTTTATCTAACATGCGGAAGGCTTCATATCCTTTGAGTCCAGTAGCTTGTCGTAATTCAACCAATACGTCACAAATCCAATCTTGGAAATCTTCAGCTTCAGGCTTGTTAGAACGCATTACAAGTCGATAAATACCTTTTTCATTAATTACTGTATAATCTTGAAATTTTCTAGCTTTCTTCTTACCTGATGTGGTACTACCTTTAAGAGTACCTCTTACATGTTCAGGTAAATATTTTGTAGCATTGAATGCATCTCTAAAACCTAATACTTTTGCAACATCACTCGCTACTGCCCAATACTCACCGTCTTTTTCAATAAAACGGATTTCTTTGTTATTGAATAGTTGTTTAATCATTGGTTATGCCTCCTTTAATACAAATTCAAAAATATCTTCAATTTCAACACCTAAGGCGTCAGCAATCTTTTTGCTAGTTTTTGGGCTAGGTATTTTCTTACCATTAACAATTTGACTCAAATACGTAGTGCTTACTTCTGCCTTGTTTGACAAGTCAGATAAATTAAACCCTTTTAAAAACATTGCTTTTTTAAAGTTATTAGTATTGATTAGGACACCCATCTCTACCCCTCCTTTTTATCATTATCGGCGATATATTGGATTAAAAAAATACTCAAAATTCATTTGTAAATATCATTATCGGCGATATACCTATATGTTAATATACAGTTTAATTAAATGCAATAGTTTTTTACAAAAAATTTTTTTCTTTTTAACGAACAATTTGTTATTATTAATCATGAGGTGAAAATATATGAATATTGGCGATAATATCAGAAAAATACGCAAAGAAAAAAATATAACACAAAGCCAGCTGGCGACTTCTTTAGAAATTTCTCAATCCTATTTAAGCGATTTAGAAAATAATAGAAAGAATTTAGGGATTAAGACAATTGAAAAAATCGCAAAAAAGCTCAACGTTTCAGTAGCTTACTTGACTAGTGGTAATAAAATGCTTAGGGATTTAAATGACAAAGAGAAAAGAGAAATGATGTCAAAATTAAGTCACGAAATTTCTAAAACTAACATGGAAAGCGAATTGAATCTAAAAAGTAATTTATTAGATTTAATTCAACGCGACTTAAAATATAGAGACGTACACTATTTTAATAATATATATAACTTTTATGAACTAGAAAAAACGGAAGATGATAATTTACTATTTATTTCTGTCCTCCTACAAATGTTACGACAACATAAAATGAGTGGTAGTAAAGAAGCGTACGATGATATTACCAATGAATTTAACGACTTCTTAAAGCGTTATTTAAATATTAAGTAGGTGAACCTTATGGCAACATATGAAAAACGTGGCAACACATGGCGTTACCGTATTTCCACTGGTAAGAATCCGACTACTGGCAAATATGAATATATCTCTAAATCAGGTTTCAAACGTAAATCAGATGCTAAACATCATGCTGAAATGATTGAACGACAATTGCGTACTGGTGAATATATAGCACCATCTTCACATACGTTTAAACAGGTTGCTGATGACTGGATTAAACATTATTCCAATGATGCAAAAATAAGTAGCGTCAGAGTGCGCCACAAAGCCATATGCCACGCTGTACAAAGATTTGGTAGATATCCTATACAAAGTATCAAAAAGCATGACTATCAATCGTTTGTGGACGATATGACAAAAGAATATAGCAAGAATTATGTTGATAGTATTGTGTCATCTACTAATATGATTTTTAAGTATGCTCATGAAATGAAATTAATCAAAACACTTCCTAGTGATAATATTAGACGCCCTAAAAAGAAACGTACAGTTGAAGAATTAGAGGAAACTGAAATACATAAAAAATTCCTAGAAAAAGATGAATTAGTAGAGTTCTTACAAGTGGCAAAATATAATCATTCACCACAAAATAGTTTTGAAGTCTTTATCACATTAGCCTATACGGGCATGCGTGCTGGTGAATTACTAGCATTAAAATGGGCTGATATTGACTTTGAGAACAACACGATTAGCATTACAAAAACTTATTACAATCCAAACAATAATAAGAAAAAATATCAGATACTCACACCAAAAACTGATTCTTCAATTGGTAAGATTTCTGTTGACCCAAAAATAATTAATTTACTGAAAGACTATAAAGTGAATGTACAAGATAAATGGAAAGATGAGTTATATATAGATAATAATTTTGTATTCACAGATAATAATGGTTATCCACTTGTGATAAAGAAACTTCAATTATGGATAAAAGCTATACTTAAAAAAACCGATATTAATAAAAACATCTCCACTCACTCGTTCAGACATACACATTGTGCATTGCTTATTGAAGCTGGTGTACATATTAAAGAAATTCAGGAACGCTTACGTCACAAAGATATTAACACCACAATGAACATTTACGCTAAAATCACAAATTCATACAAAAAAGACGCTTCCCAAAAGTTTAGCCAACTCATGGAAAACGTCTCAAAAGAATTATTTTAAAATTTCTATGACCAAATTATGACCATTGAGCATTAAAAACGTTGATATAACGGTGTTCAACGGTCTTTTTACATCATGCCTGGCATGCCGCCCATAGCTGGCATATCGTTGCCTTTATCTTCAGGAATGTTTGCGACTACGGCTTCTGTTGTTAAAAACATTGCTGCAACACTTGCTGCATGTTGTAATGCTGAACGTGTTACTTTTGTTGGGTCTACGATACCTGCATCAAGCATGTTTACCCACTCATCTGTTGCTGCATTGTAACCAATACCTGGCTCTGCATTTTTCATTTGTTCAACAATCACAGAACCTTCTAAACCAGCATTTTCAGCGATTTGACGGACTGGTGCTTGTAATGCTTTCAATACAATTTTCACACCTGTCGCCATATCTCCTTCTGCTTCAATGGCTTCGATATTTTTGTAGATATTCATTAATGCTGTTCCACCGCCTGCAACGATTCCTTCTTCAACCGCTGCACGTGTTGAGTTTAATGCATCTTCAATACGCAATTTACGTTCTTTTAATTCTGTTTCTGTTGCAGCACCGACTTTGATTACTGCTACACCACCTGCTAATTTTGCAAGACGTTCTTGAAGTTTTTCACGGTCAAAGTCTGAATCCGTCTCATCGATTTGTGCTTTAAGTTGGTTGACGCGTGCATCGATGTTTGTTGCATCACCATTACCACCAACAACTGTTGTGTTATCTTTTGTTACTTCCACTTTGCTTGCTGTTCCAAGCATATCAATTGTTGTTTCTTTCAAGTCTAAACCAAGATCGTCTGTAATCACTTGTGCGCCTGTAAGAATTGCTAAGTCTTCAAGCATCGCTTTACGACGATCACCAAATCCAGGTGCTTTCACTGCAACGGCTGTGAAGGTACCACGCATACGGTTTAATACTAAGTTCGTCAATGCATCGCCTTCTACTTCATCTGCTACGATTAAAATCGGACGACTTGATTGAACGATTTGTTCTAATAACGGCAAGATATCTTGGAATGATGAGATTTTCTTATCTGTAATTAAAATATACGGATTTTCTAATTCGGCAGTCATTTTATCAGAATCTGTCACCATATAAGGTGATTGGTAACCACGATCAAATTGCATACCTTCAACGACATCTAATTCTGTGTTGAAACCATTTGATTCTTCAATAGAGATCACACCATCGTTCCCTACTTTTTCCATTGCTTCTGAAATATAACGACCTACTTCTTCATTTGCCGCAGAAATAGCACCTACTTGCGCAATTTCTTCTTTATTTTCTACTTTTTGAGAAATCTCATGTAATGATTCGATTGCGACAGCTACTGCTTTATCGATGCCTTGACGGATGCCGACAGGGTTTGCGCCACTTGTGACGTTTTTAAGCCCTTCTTGAATCATCGCTTGTGCAAGAACTGTTGCTGTTGTTGTGCCATCCCCTGCGATTTCATTTGTTTTGTTTGCAACTTCTTGAACGAGTTTTGCACCCATATTTTCATACGGATCTTCTAACTCGATTTCTTTTGCAATTGTGACACCATCATTCGTAATCAATGGTGCACCAAATTCTTTATCTAAAACGACATTACGCCCTTTTGGTCCAATTGTGACTTTTACAGCATTTGCTAATTGATCAACGCCACGTAGCATTGCTTGGCGTGCATCTTCTGAAAATTTAAGTTCTTTCGCCATTTAAATTCACTCCATTATATTGTGTGTTTATGATTTGATCTTCTATGCTTCAATAATTGCCAATACTTCTTCAACATCTAAAACAAGATATTTCTTGTCATTGCGTTTCACTTCTGTTCCTGCATATTGTTGGAATACAACACGATCACCAACTTGAACTTCTGGTGCAACACGTTGTCCATTATCTAATAAACGACCTGGTCCTACTGCGACAACTTCGCCTTCATTTGAATTCTCTTTTGCTGAATCTGTTAATACAATACCACTTTTCGTTGTTTGTTCTTGTTCTTTCTTCTCTATTACAATACGGCTTCCTAATGGTTTTAACATGGATATGTGCCTCCTTATTGTTACCTTCTACTTAGCACTTATCGACATCAAGTGCTAATACATGTTTTATATTAATCAAATTTGGTCAAAATATCAAGTGGAACGCTTTTAATGTTTGTTGTATGTGAGAGAATGCTTTAGAATAGTTGTGGAGTGAGAGGAGGTCTTACACAGATGAACCGTATCATCGTGTCTATTTTAACTGTTGTGATTTATATGGCTGCACAGTTTACACCAAGAGTTGCCTTAATGGCTGGTTGGATTGATTCGCAGTCAGCAAACACACAACTGCAACAAGTTACATATGTGCAAGTGATTGCTTTTATCGTTGCCGCAATATTGATTTTATGCATGCAGCCAATGATCAAAAATCCCTATCAATTTGAATTACAAAGAAAAGAAGAAAAACGTTATATCATTGTCTGGATTTTAGTAGGTCTTGTCATTGTATTTATTGCACAGATTATCACTAACTTAATCAGTGCACAACTATTAGGCGTAAGTCCTGCAAGTGAAAATACATTGCGTATTATGCGTATTGCCCGCCAAATGCCGATACTCATCATCTTGATTGCGATTGTCGGTC
This region of Staphylococcus sp. IVB6240 genomic DNA includes:
- a CDS encoding HK97 family phage prohead protease, with the translated sequence MKEIRSAEIQTDSQSNEMVLEGTAIVFNKPTQITTPTGSYTEIIKRNALDGLKLNDTRLLVSHDVNRIPLAKSPKTMDIWTDDIGMHFRATLPDTEEARSVYTAVKRGDLSGMSFGFTVSDGSQYDVNTRTRTITKIDKVLEFSVVNYPAYAEASVEARQQIQEAELKHKARQQALIGLNKLQSKELK
- a CDS encoding phage portal protein, whose amino-acid sequence is MYLFDEQIFCKEGEDVPKWLNKMLGLETIERTTAQQFEMLTGGFKSLSQFSGDAYSNDIYRSAVDTIARHIAKLSGKHVNNTKDFNNYKINRILQNRPNPYMSGYDFLYKVATQYYLFNNAFILVQKDNKGNLKNLYPLTPSSVEYVVDGVGEMYLKFLFNDGEVVHFHLSEIAVLRRHFNSNELLGDNNDAIMNTLQLAHTQNDGMTEAIKNSAQIRGILKYNQALSPSKLKEAKEEFTNNYLSMANNGGVVPLDTSMDYQQLNISDVQVDTSQIKVIKQKIYEYLGINEAIVTGSYDENTWQAFFESVIEPFAIQLSSELTEKIFTEREQSFSNRIIYESSKLQYASNQSKSTIIKELLPLGLLTINEARDLMNLPHVEDGDERIQSLNYIEKTLAKNYQMADKEVKADEGN
- a CDS encoding DNA primase family protein — encoded protein: MDKISNIDDHLLEKYNEEIEYDDKFNHTKFSEMLARKYNMIMIDENIHFFNGEFYQHLDEETIRQMTYLEMPNIKEHQNREVFYKIKAMSIKFKDEELEPHKLVLNNGVLDLKTHQLHKHSANHISTSKIDVTFDRSKRSKKLEDFIKSISDEDAQIEKLIYQIIAYCLYKENFIGKTIFFYSAGVKTKNGSNGKSTILQLIQDFIGKRNTTSLKFKDLSHEFKPARLMGKMVNIDDDMDNTYIKDTGNYKSIATGNRINVNPKGKQDFDFTPHNKLLFAGNNIPQASDKTDGFYRRMVIVPMNRTFGDGHYPKELGLNKKLNNPDVMSALLNKCLEHLPELLETGDFTKVNESNDLIQSYKYENEPVRHFLDMEGERPIHPVDGRAREVAYEIYRQWAKRYGYEVMKVHNLTKELIRLGYTVERVRSPYKGYGIDFYHKKSKVLYDVAPYDTDDKYSDKTNVIKPRKGSNLYKKIKSVYGE
- a CDS encoding primase alpha helix C-terminal domain-containing protein; this encodes MFNLKHDDELLILLYQSLTSKGTENVKNIKWSDWCEFLTRPVVSHDKYANKLAIYGDVADAEGISHRRLKENVMYRQVFSLDYDDIDDMNRFLDNVKNKMRHFAYFIYSTYRHRDKQDEHDKDLRPRFRLLIPIDDIVTPDEYTKYARALSRYIGEVIDESCLKAIQLSALPVISSKYAPFHWHINDAPFITRAQLDSCLAKYPLDATEGESQNIKVAYNKRGSEYWRDIAFGVAEGGRNQALASVIGHLLRRYVDGHLVYGLALAWGESCNPPLQEKEVAKIFNSILRIHLREKEEKNG
- a CDS encoding DUF1474 family protein, whose protein sequence is MNIEIRWLMEEIEIIKEKLEDLISTHSWFIDDVFTTHNLKSMEEVQIYGYAYNEHRIHCEQLFDLLYMYTDRLDKKINEFKEIEKASSAKFGDGTDNA
- a CDS encoding pathogenicity island protein, with product MKIKQRYYLSKVVKLIEKVLDEKDKEVFLSAKDRFHSMTEHKYDDTTFYERFLKSVHEELFNILAELDFEDEAFSIIEEVTATLDDVRHETQKVYHYSVINEKGEHKHATDRKGHIIGMLEWALEYIVGNIEVEEY
- a CDS encoding pathogenicity island protein, coding for MKQQVIITKTIVGWYNIKDTNHNLLLNVSPQVFEQNFPEVNNDVQIAVLEMDLSRITEIKNKKKVGS
- a CDS encoding helix-turn-helix domain-containing protein, whose translation is MFNINIDENEAREMFQKAIDERIDELAHDKYFMTYKELSEYLNLSKPTIEALLINNGMKYYRVGTTYRFKKSDVDEFMNNITSQMDIHNNDLKKLNKVVTR
- a CDS encoding Bro-N domain-containing protein gives rise to the protein MIKQLFNNKEIRFIEKDGEYWAVASDVAKVLGFRDAFNATKYLPEHVRGTLKGSTTSGKKKARKFQDYTVINEKGIYRLVMRSNKPEAEDFQDWICDVLVELRQATGLKGYEAFRMLDKQKQKEAMAIIQRAHKSDKQINYIKANTIANKAVSTAFGYEKMIGKEEMTPDMLEVRQVILDDVVKLTETKNQFNLDIKVSKSIYDKYGVG
- a CDS encoding helix-turn-helix transcriptional regulator; translation: MGVLINTNNFKKAMFLKGFNLSDLSNKAEVSTTYLSQIVNGKKIPSPKTSKKIADALGVEIEDIFEFVLKEA
- a CDS encoding helix-turn-helix transcriptional regulator is translated as MNIGDNIRKIRKEKNITQSQLATSLEISQSYLSDLENNRKNLGIKTIEKIAKKLNVSVAYLTSGNKMLRDLNDKEKREMMSKLSHEISKTNMESELNLKSNLLDLIQRDLKYRDVHYFNNIYNFYELEKTEDDNLLFISVLLQMLRQHKMSGSKEAYDDITNEFNDFLKRYLNIK
- a CDS encoding site-specific integrase, whose translation is MATYEKRGNTWRYRISTGKNPTTGKYEYISKSGFKRKSDAKHHAEMIERQLRTGEYIAPSSHTFKQVADDWIKHYSNDAKISSVRVRHKAICHAVQRFGRYPIQSIKKHDYQSFVDDMTKEYSKNYVDSIVSSTNMIFKYAHEMKLIKTLPSDNIRRPKKKRTVEELEETEIHKKFLEKDELVEFLQVAKYNHSPQNSFEVFITLAYTGMRAGELLALKWADIDFENNTISITKTYYNPNNNKKKYQILTPKTDSSIGKISVDPKIINLLKDYKVNVQDKWKDELYIDNNFVFTDNNGYPLVIKKLQLWIKAILKKTDINKNISTHSFRHTHCALLIEAGVHIKEIQERLRHKDINTTMNIYAKITNSYKKDASQKFSQLMENVSKELF